GACTGTACCGAGCGGATGCGCCGGCGGATGTCGCGGAGCGTCGCCATGCTGCGCTACGCCGCCTTGATGCCCCGGGCCGCCATGAACTCGGCCTTGGCGTCCTGCACCGCCTTCGTCAGCTGCTCCATGAGGGCCGGGCTCAGCTCTTTCTTGTCCTTGATCTCCCGCAGGAGGGCGGCCTGGCTGCGGTCGAGCGAGCCGAGCAGGAACTCCTCGAACGGCTGGACGGCGTCGATGGGGAGGTCGTCGAGCAGCCCCTGGGTGCCCGCAAAGATGCTGGCCACCTGGTTCTCGACGGGCAGCGGGCGGTACTGGCCCTGCTTGAGCAGCTCGACCATGCGCTGGCCGCGGGCCAGCTGGGCCTGGGTCGCCCGATCCAGATCGGAGCCGAACTGGGCGAAGGCGGCGAGCTCGCGGTACTGGGCGAGATCGAGCCGCAGCTTGCCGGCGACCTGCCGCATGGCCCGGATCTGGGCGGAGCCGCCCACCCGGGAGACCGAGAGGCCCACGTTGACCGCGGGCCGGATGCCGCCGTAGAAGAGGTCGGCCTCCAGATAGATCTGCCCGTCGGTGATCGAGATGACGTTGGTCGGGATGTAGGCCGACACGTCACCCAGCTGGGTCTCGATGATGGGCAGCGCCGTCAGCGAGCCGCCGCCCAGCTCGTCGTTGAGCTTGGCCGCCCGCTCGAGCAGCCGCGAGTGCAGGTAGAAGACGTCGCCCGGGTAGGCCTCGCGCCCGGGGGGACGCCGCAGCAGCAGCGAGAGCTGGCGATAGGCGGCGGCGTGCTTGCTGAGGTCGTCGTAGATGCAGAGGGCGTGGCGGCGGGAGTCGCGGAAGTACTCGCCCATGGTGACGCCGGAGTACGGCGCGATGTACTGCAGCGGCGCCGGCTCCGCGGCGGAGGCCACGACGACCGTCGTGTAGGCCATGGCGCCGTGGTCTTCCAGGACCTTCACCACCTGGGCCACCGTCGACTGCTTCTGGCCGACGGCCACGTAGACGCAGAAGACGTCCTCGCCCTTCTGGTTGATGATCGTGTCCACGGCCAGCGCCGTCTTGCCGGTGCCGCGGTCGCCGATGATCAGCTCGCGCTGGCCCCGTCCGATGGGGATCATGGAATCGACGGCCTTCAGCCCGGTCTGCAGCGGCTCCTTCACCGAGCGGCGATCGACCACGCCGGGGGCGTAGCGCTCGATCGGCCGGAACTCCTTGGCGGCGATGGGCCCCTTGCCATCGACGGGCTCTCCCAGCGCGTCGACCACGCGGCCGACGAGCGCCTCGCCCACCGGCACCTGGGCGATCCGATTCGTGCGCTTGACGACGTCGCCTTCCTTGA
Above is a window of Candidatus Methylomirabilota bacterium DNA encoding:
- the atpA gene encoding F0F1 ATP synthase subunit alpha, giving the protein MIKAGEISEIIKRQLAGYEAEVDLQEVGRVIEVGDGIARIYGLDRAMAGELLEFPNDVVGMVLNLERNQVGAVLLGSDRLIKEGDVVKRTNRIAQVPVGEALVGRVVDALGEPVDGKGPIAAKEFRPIERYAPGVVDRRSVKEPLQTGLKAVDSMIPIGRGQRELIIGDRGTGKTALAVDTIINQKGEDVFCVYVAVGQKQSTVAQVVKVLEDHGAMAYTTVVVASAAEPAPLQYIAPYSGVTMGEYFRDSRRHALCIYDDLSKHAAAYRQLSLLLRRPPGREAYPGDVFYLHSRLLERAAKLNDELGGGSLTALPIIETQLGDVSAYIPTNVISITDGQIYLEADLFYGGIRPAVNVGLSVSRVGGSAQIRAMRQVAGKLRLDLAQYRELAAFAQFGSDLDRATQAQLARGQRMVELLKQGQYRPLPVENQVASIFAGTQGLLDDLPIDAVQPFEEFLLGSLDRSQAALLREIKDKKELSPALMEQLTKAVQDAKAEFMAARGIKAA